Within the Meriones unguiculatus strain TT.TT164.6M chromosome 2, Bangor_MerUng_6.1, whole genome shotgun sequence genome, the region GGGCTTGGCGGGGGGAGAGAAAAGgtaggactgggggagttgaggaaagaggcttcagttgggatagataatgaataaattgtgaagaaaaaataaaattaacaaaaagacaagaaaacagaTTGGCAACCATttcaaaaaaggaagagagatatATTCCAGAGAGAATAAAGATGGGAAAAGAGAGGAATAATGggtgaaaatgatcaaaatgctatatatgtatatgcatgaaaCTGTCatacaacaaataataaatattttacacaCAAATCCCCAATTGTTCCCAAGCAGGTTATAGCAGAAGTATCCTACAGAGGGTGTGTTTCCCCAAGTCTAGCTTCCACTGGAAGCTGAACAGGGAAGAACAAGGCAAGAACATAGCACAAGGAAGCAACAGGGTTGCGGCCCAGTGATTTTTCATGTATCCTATAGTGATATTTCACAGCAAAAATTCTGAAAAATTCATTTCTGGCTGATCTAGGGAGTAGAGGagctcaaaaataaacaaaaccaacccccccccaaacTGGGTAAGTTTTAAATAATACTTAGGTCATTTCTTTTAGTTCTATCTAAAGAACATCTATAAAGAAGTCCTGCCTACCTCCAATCAAAGACTCGCAGCTTCCAAACTGAAGATCCTGGCTTTGAGGATAGAGCTCTGAATGTCTTGTTATCCACTGGCTCCTTAGAAAGAGGTTATGAGAAGTCAGATGGCTGAGTTTCTGGGGAAATCCTGGGTCCAGTGGATTGCAGACAGTGCTCTGGACAGAGGGACAGCCTTCCTTACTTGAAGTCCACCTCTGTTTTTTCAGCAGAGACAGGAACATTTCACAGGACTTATACTCTTTTGGCCTTTGGCTTGCCATCACAATGTGCTGACCAATCACAGAGGAGAATGGGGTTTGTTTCATTCCGGAATACCCTGCATTTACAAGAACAGGAAAGCGAAACTAAACTATTGTTACTTTCTCCTCAGTGACTCGAGTTCCAGGAAGTGGAAACTGTCCTGTCAGAACAAAGCTGCATTAACCTAAGGCTTAGCAAGTGGGAGGAGTTCCAGAAGCAACTTACTAACTAGGTTGAAGGATCTTCCATGACCTCTTAGAGTTAATTTTCTTCTTACCCCGGTGCTGGATGATTTTATGCCAACTTGGCACCAgccaacctgctcagtctgtataatgttattcatgtgtatgttttcagggatggcCAGTGGCTAATTGAATAATGAGTTGGGAATTTTTGATTGGGCTTACATAGAATATGTAAGTCTGTTttggtaaaatggtcattttcaaaatataaattccACCATCCCAAGAGGATGGGATATCTTTAAAATTTCTAATGCCTTTTTCTACCTTTTCCTTTGGAGGTTTAATGTTTTCATTGTAGAAGTCCTTTTCTTCCTCGGTTAGCTTTAttcccagatattttattttctttgaagctATAGTGAATGGATGTGCGtatgtattctttcttttttgttgttggtgtatAGAAAAGCTATTGATTTATGGAAGCTGATTTTGTATTTACCACATGCTGGATTTGTTTATCACTTCTGGAAGTTTTCTGGCAGAATTTTCGGAGTTACCAGAGGTATGTACATGATATGTGTAGTATCAAGCTGTCACCAAACaggatagtttgacttctttccttacgtgtatattttaattttatttccttaccTTGTTGCTCCAGCTAGTAATTTAAGCACAATACTGAGAAGGAATGAAGACAGTGGACTTTTCTATCTCATTGCTGACCTCAGTGGGATTTCATCAAGCTCCCCATTTAAGATGGATGATATTGGCTGTGGGTTTCCatatatagattttattatgtttagctaTGTTTTCTATAGCTCTACATTCTCTAGGAGTTTTATCATAAGGTcatgttaaatttttttaaattaatttattttttattccctttacaccctggttgtagccccatccttcctttcctctcagtccctccctccctctctcgaCCCTCCATCTTTCCTTATTCCTCAGCAAAGGGATCTCCCTTTCTatcccagttcatcaagttgcatcaggactgagcatgtcctcttcccctgtggcctggtaaggcagtcccatcaggactgataAAAAAGCTAGCGTGTGAGTCCATGTCTAATGCAGTCTCCTCTTCCTTACTGCAGGACCCACacaaagcctgagctgcccatctgctacatgttGTAGGGGGCCTACGCCCAGTTcctgcatggaccttggttgatgcttcagcctcagcaagcaCCTCTGGGACCTgctttgttggctctgttggtcttcctgtggagctcctgtcaccgccaggtccctttctctttcctcccacttttccacaagactccttaacGCATCGCCATATGTTTGgctgttaaaaaatttaaaggcttTTCCTGAATCTATTGGGATGATCATGTCTTTAAATTCATTTATGtggtttattacatttattgacttaTGGATGTTAAACCATCCTTACATTTCAGGTataaagccaacttggtcatagtggataattttttgatgtgtgtctgtgttttgtttgcaagtattttattgagcatcttTGAGTCTGTGTTCATCAGGGGTAATGGCTtgtaattttcctttcttttgttccttttgaTATGAGTGTGATACTGGCTTAATAGAAAAACTTGGGTAAtgctccttcatttcctttccttcctttcatttcttcccttccttcctttcctttttttgccttccttccttctttcctttcctccttccttccttccctcccttcctggcAGAGGCCAATCATGCAGGAATGGACTTGAGGCAAGCAAGTGAGTTTCTTGGAGGTGGCCTACCACTGCAATATCTGTGATGAGTGTGCCCTAGTAGGCAAAGACCCTAAGGACATCGTCTCTGAATTGCTTCTTGCTGCTGATTGCCTTTCCATTCTTGTATTTGCTGTACCTTTAATCtggcatgtatatatatgttcttCATTGCCTATGCTCTCTCTGATGTGATTGCTTTTCTCTGCCAGGCAGATTCTTGCATAATCATTCTGAGGATGATTTTATTATTCTTGATAATGATTCCTAAATTGATTCAAGTAGCTTTTTCAGCCCCTCATGCAGAATAACTAAATCTGCTAGGAATTCTGTGATTTTTCACTTGCCACTGACACAAACTTCACTAGGATAGAGACAGGCCTGAGACAGACTTATTTATGGCTTAAGTATACATTCACTCTAGCTCTGGAGATAATGTCAAGGGTCTCTGTGTACAGAAAATAGATGATTAACTaatcttggaatgaaagacagaattATTACCCTAAATTCACtataaactaagagatagctAGAAAATGTCTAGCAGGTCAGTCTTAATGGAAAAGACATATATCTTGTTGTAACCTCTTGTACCCCATTAACCTTTAAgtcctgtcaacctttgtcattctgaacttaCTATAAACTTATGTAATGGATACATAAATAAGAATGTTTggttttaatgaaaagaaaacatgtaacctattgttctgttgtatttttgaattcatctgtttttgtgattGCCTTTTGGACTGACATAAAGAGCTTTTTCCCAGAAGCATAAAAATTATGACCAGATAATAAAAGGGGTTGAAGTTTTTAACTtcatcaaatttttttttctcttgagcttgtgtgtatgcatgagtggCCCTTagttactttttctcttttttcctttttcatattGATTCACAAATAAGTTAGTACACTCATGACCTCAGCCTTCTAAGATAAACAGGCCGAGGTTTACTTTAGCCTGTGGGAATCCTCCACAGTGACCTGCTCCTGCACAGGGGCAAATCTCACATCAAAGAGCCTTTTCACAATACCCtacagttttgttgtttgttagtgtgtgtgtgtgtgtgtgtgtgtgtgtgtgtgtgtttctagaaGCCTCTTTTTGCAGCCTGGCTGCAGGAAAAGAGTGGTTAGTTTCAACTTTCCTCCCTAGTGGCAACACAGCCAGTTTCAAGTCACTAGAAACATTTCCtcccctctttttccttctttgaatCTTCTGTGGTGATCAGCTGCCTGAGCTCTCTGACCTAAGAGGTAAACTTTAAGCTGAATTCTACCTCCTTGGAAGCTGGACTTTGGTACCAcccctgcccccttatttcttattcttTTGGAAGGATTGGCTATAGATCTTTGAAAGGCTGGTAAAATTCAGCtgtgaagccatctggccctgaAATTTTTTAAGCTGGAAgacttttttatttctgtttcagtttcctcatttgttttGGATCTGTTTAGGTTGTTGacttcttggtttaattttggtggtTTGGCTGAATCTAGAAACTCATCCATTTATTTTAAGTTTTCCAGATTAATGGagtacaggttttaaaaaaatattctcttgtAATATTCTGAGTTTATTTGGTGCCTGTTTCCCtgttcatttctggttttgttatttgagccctctttttcttttgattagttgaGTCAAGTGTCTGTCAATCTTGTTTATtatctcaaagaatcagctcttagatttgttgattctttgtattgttttgtttctattttattgatttatactttgatttttattattttctgacaTTGACTGGGTTTGAATTTGGTTTGCTTATCCAACTTTTTGAAGTATATCATTTAATCATGCTCTTcctgatttaaaaattattattatcaattacagtttattcactttctatccctgctgtagcccctccattttctcctcccagttccaccctccctcccccttgtcccttatgtctctcccctagtctattgataggggagctcctcctctccaactatatgaccctagcctatcaggtctcctcagaactctctggatactctttctctgtggcctagtaaggccacctcaacagggggagttgatcaaagagcaggcaaccaagccCATGCCTttaactgcccctgctccccttactagggaatgcagttggagaccgagctgccgtgggctatatctaagcaggggtctaggtcctctctgtgcatggtccttggttgatccaTCAGTCTTTGCATCCCCCTTCCCCCAGGTCCAGAATTTTggcctctgttgctctcctcgtggagctcctgttccctccaggtttttcaatctctcccttcttccataagattccctgcactctgcccaaagtttggctatgagactcagcatctgcttcaatttttTGTTCGGTAGatccttacagaggccctctgtggaaggctcctgtcctgctccctgtcttcttccacttctgatgtctatcctgtttgctcttctgaacgaggattaagcatcttccctgggtcctccttgttgtttagcttctttaagactatattgattttagtatgtttagtatgtttatcctatattatatggctaatatacacttataagtgagtatatagcatatctttctgcttctgggttacccggctcaggatgatcttttctagttccgtccacttgcctaccattgtgtaaatgtaccacaatttctgtatccattttctagttctgtccacttgcctgcacatttcatgatttccttgtttttaattgctgagcaaatataccattgtgtaaatataccacaatttctgtatccattcctctgttgagggacatctaggttgtttccagattctggctattatgagtaaagctcctatgaacatacttgaggaaatgtccttgttgtatgctccaagatcaacaattaataagtgggacagCAGCCTGAAAccgaaagcttctgtaaagcaaaggacactgtcaacagaacaaaataacagcctacagactgagaaaggtcTGCACCAACCCtacctctgacagagggctaatatccagaatatataaataactcaagaagttaaacaaaaacaaaccaaataatccaattaaaaaagggatacacagctaaacagagaattcttaacagaagaatatcaaatggcagagaaacacttaaagaaatgctcaacatccttagtcatcagggaaatgcaaatcaaaatgaccctgagatttcaccttacagtgatcagaattgctaagataaaatactcaagtgacaacacatgctggagaggatgtggacaaagaggaaccctcctccattgctcgtgggaatgtaaacttgtacaaacactttggaaattaatctggccctttctcagaaaattaggaatagtgttacctcaagatccagctattccactcctgggcatatatctgaaagatgctcttCCTGATTTTTCAGTGTAGGTACTTAGAGCTGTACATTTCCCTCATAGGATGTTTCACATGTTGtgttatgttttgtttcattgtgttgtgttttaatttccatttagtttctggaaattttcatttccttttttgatttcttctttgactcattcatcattcagtaaTCATTTGCTTAGTCTCTGTGCTTTTTTGTGTTTACTAGAGAATTTAATTGAGGTCagttttaagttttattgcaTTGTTGTTAGATAAAAGGAGTGATTTTAGTCTTTTTGCCTTTGTTaagattttttctttccttcatgttTCTCTGCTACTTTCCACAGTCTTATTCCTTTCTTTAGCCCTAAATGATGCTTTCTAAATGATGTTTTCTTTAGGTTTAGTTTGTAagatacaaaatatttttaggcTGTTTACTTCAtggaaagtttgtttgttttttgttttttggttttttttgccCTGTTTGTTTGCTGAGTACagtgtgtatatattgtttggtATGTGGGTGGAACGTTCTGTAGGTATCTGTTCAGTTCATTTGATACAGTATGTCAGCTAATTCTgatgtttctctgtttgtttttagtCCAGATAACCTGCCTATTGACAAAGTGAAGTACTGAAACCACACACTGTTAATTGATTGGTGTTAATTTATATCTTTAAAtacagtagtgtgtgtgtgtgtgtgtgtgcaattggGTGCACAAGAGTTTGGTGCATATATGTTTAGGATAGCAATGTCTTCTTGGTTAACTATTCCCTTGATTAGAATAAAGCGTCCCTccttatctcttctgattagtgtTAGAtggaagtctattttgtcagatgttGTGACAGTGACACCTGCTTGTTTTCTGGTCCCATTTAATTAGAGTACTCTTGTCCATCCTTTTACCCTAAGGTGGTTACTATATTTAAAGttaatatgtatttaatataGACAACAGATATATGGATTATGTTTTTTGATCCATTCAGTTAGCCCATATCTTTTGATTGGAAATTGAGGCCATTGgtatttaaagttattattgaaaTGTAGTACTACAATGTTAGTTGTAGTCATCATGTTGTTGACTTTTgcagttgtttttttgtgtgtgttctcagtggtgttttgtgttttaataattatgGCTTCATGTTTCTCTGCTACTTTCCACAAAGTCTTATTCCTTTCTTTAACCCTAAATGATGctttctatattttctttagGTTTAGTTTGTAGGatacaaaatatttttaggcTGTTTACTTtatggaaagtttttctttcttcttcaataaTGGTGGGTAGGTTTGTTTGCTTTATTAATCTAGGActtggaatatatttttctagCTTCTTGTAGTTTTTCAgttttccattgagaaatcagctgCTGTTCTAATAATTTTCCTTTACATGTGACTTGCAatattttctcttgcagcttttaatatacTTCCCTTGTcgtgtatatttagtgttttaccTATGATATACTTTTCACAACctttatgtttgtgttttctttggcaTCGCTCGGTAAAGTTTATTTTCCctatgttcttttttcttaactTCATTGAGATGTTTTTGAAAATGTATGTGCTTTCTTTAAACTCCTTGAATTCTTTGATAAAGTTTGTAAGTGTTATTATAAATGTCCTGAGTTTATCTAGGTAATTTTCATTGGCAAACATTTATAAAGGGCTGGTAGATTTTGGAGAGAAGATactggcttgattttttttttttcagaatacgAAAATTTATGACTGTGTTTCCATTGTCCACACTTATGATCTTGGTCTTTCCTTCTTGCCTATGTACAGGGCCAAGAGAGACACACTGGCTACCTTAACAACCTTAAAGCAGAATCCAGGAATATCACTTATAGCATGACCTTTTGGACCAAACACAGCAACCAGAACTTCATCGTTTTCGTCAATGAAGTTCAAGCAGCCAGCACTGAGCATGGTCGCTGTAATCTTCTTGCCGTTCTTGATCAGCTGCACCCTGACACACTTCCGGATAGCAGAATTTGGCTGTTTGGCTTCAACACCTACTTTTTCCAGCACAATTGCCTTTGCATGAGAAGCATCTCCAAAGGGATTGGCTTTCAGGGCTGTGCCAAAGTGGGCTTTCTTGTATTGTTTATCCTGTCACTTCTGGTCCCGTTAGGGACTAAGGAGCTTCCTGGTAGTACGGACTTGCCCACCTGGCAGCAGTCAGAGCAGGAAGGACACACAAGGCACTGTGTGAAGCTCCACCCACTGGCTTGATCTTTTATATTGTTGGCATTTTTGTGATGAGATTGGGCATGTGgacttttctttttagttctatGTCTGATGTCGATGAGCAGTTTAGGTCAAAGGAGAAGATGTTTGGGCAGACTGAGCCTAGAGGTTGGAAATGGTTTGAGTGGCTTGGGTGGAATAAGATCAGGCGGTCAGAGGGGTCTTGGCTGGTACGCAGCATGTTCCTCTCTGTTCAAGCCTGGAGTGTGGGGGAAGATCTGGCTGCGTGGAAAGGTTAGATACAGTGTTGGAAAGGTCCCAGCATAATATTAGAGATCTGTTTCAGTGCAGGCAAGGGAGGCTAGGGCGCTGAGGGTGGAACCCTCGCTCGGCCTGGCGGggaagggtggagaaggggggaggTGTGAATTGGGAAGATCAGGGAGACTCACGAAACTCTCACTGGGCTAGACCCTGGAGAAGAAAGTGGGAGGACAGGCTAAGTGCGAGAGGACCCGTGGGTGTTGTAGGGCTGCTCCTAGCCGAAGCCTCGAGGTTGATTGGGGCATAGGCAGgggtccagatttttttctcAAGTCACCTTTCTTCTTTCAGTGGAGGTATTACAATGTCTAGGAGGAGAGTATATCTTCATAGGGTTGAGATGTCCATTTTTCTCTGCGGGGTTGTTGTTAGCTCTGGGTGGTACAGGCGACACTAAGCAGGGGAAGCTGTGGTCCCCTGCTTGGTTCTGGAGGACATGACAGATGAGTTCCTGGAGCAAAATTCTTGGAAAATGTTGGCCGGCCTGGTAAAGAGGATTCTGGCAGTTGCTGCCTGAGGGGTGACAGTGTAGGAAGGCCTCAGCTGGAGCAGCCAGGCTTACTCATCTGATGCAGGAGGTTCCCCGAGTGATGTAGGTCTTTGTCATTTTCATGCCTCACACTGCTGTTCAATGTCCTCTGGTGCCACCTACAGAGGAGAAATATATAAGCAACTATTACTTGCTGTTTTCTTGGTAACAAAAATTATATTGTATAGAATTGTACACACagaaaggcagacagagagagacacacacagagagagaaagagagaggagagagagagagagtgagagagagagagtgagagagaatttATTTTGTTACTCAAGTCCTCTCATTATACTTTTTCTTGCTTTGGCAGTTGACTGCTTAGTAGAGGCCTGTTTCCAAGGCTccacctttctttctccctgtagGGATGGTGACCTCCCTTATTAGAGGATTGTCTTCTTTTAGTCAGCCTCAAATACCTGTCCCCATGTGTGTTCGTTGAATGACCGAGTggcttttgcttgttttgttttcagttcaacTGTCTATTGCTGCTTTCAATGCTAGATAAAACCCTGAGACCGGGGAGGTTAAGTCATAGTGTTCTGGTGTGCCCTTGCCCCCTAACTTGGCTCTTCTTGTCTGAAGGTGCCTTACTCCTCACTGACATGGCAAAGTGCTTACTGTTCCCTCGCTCTTCATTGTTTTGCCATACCATAAAGACTGTCTTTTtttctgaagcagaaaccatgaagtGTGAGAACACACTGGGAATTGGAACTTGCTGAAGATTGTCTAGGTCATTAGGGTGACTCCGGACATGGTATTCAGGGTTCTGGCCAATGTTTCTGTGAAAAATGCCATTTCTGTGGAAATGGCATGATCACTATCATCAGCTTGCTTTGGAATGTAGGGGATCTAGAGGAGGACTTGGCTCCCATTTGGATGGTAAATGATCCATCATATGCCTTCTGCCATCTGTCATTCTGTGGGACCTCTGTGGCACAAAGATTTCCACTAAAATCTGAagaggaagtttctggtttctttgagacTCAGtcttgtcatgtgatgttttgctgtaggttggcttgtgatgggcacatgatgttttgctatgAGCTCTCTCATGCAAGGGGCCGAGAACACCCATGGGTAGACTCTGAGGGGAGGAGATGTACAAAGACCCACCCACAGTGAGGCATTGCTTCTTGGATCAACATTGCTgcgctgatcttcatgcttcaacacttaactttgaagagagaaatgttctgtagaacttcttggggcaatccaactgagtcctGAGGCTTTCGCTGACttcgtgttgctgcttggtgttgccCTTCAgttggactgctggtatcctgatgactgagtttggtaatttccTAAAGACCCATCTAcactaatcagcaggaagttgataaaagaggtctacagtcCTTTTCCCTACCAATATATCTAGGATGGAATGGAGGTAAAgctgtttaagaaccctaaataaagtaggttttgaTGAAAAAATCTAAGCCCACATAAATCCTAAAAAAACCTGCCTGAGAGAAACGTAGTTCAATTAGTTTTCTTCACCATAACTGGATTGGAAACCCAGGAGATCTGCCCAAACTGTTGAGGGTACGAAAGAAATCCTACATTCTCCTGACTAAGCTGGAACCTCAGTGCAAAACTCCCAATTGCCTCAGAGACTCCCACACCGTGACAGACAGTACCATCAAGCTGTGAACTCAagcattcacctgcctctgcctgcctattgccaggattaaagtcatgtgccaccaccaccctggcTACTTCTTGATTGCCTAGCTAATGTAACTAGGTGCCTCTTTCTCCCACCACCATGACATTGCCGCTATGGTGGACTATATCTTCTTGAATTGCAAGCTAGAATAGTTCCTTCATCCCTTAAGTTGGTTACAGCAATGAATAAGGTAACTAATATAGTTCTCAGTTGGGCTTCCTTTCTGTTCTTGAATATCCATCCCAGGGTTTCATCTCTGTGCAGAAGAAGCAGTCTTTCCCTTCCAGACTGCAAGTTAACACTGAATGATTTTAGCCTAACGTGATGCCTGTCTCCCTGGTAGCTTGATTCAGACAGCCCTGCTTTGAGCACTGCTGTTTTTAGGCCCTCTCTGGGCAACACAGAACTGTTTCGTACAACTAGCTAGACTTAAACCTAATTAattacaaaacagaaacacataAATGTGTAAGATTAAAAAGTTTAATATCCAtagtaattaaaaatgtatatgaaACCAATAAAGAGCCACCATTGTTTGTGTATGAGGTTGTTCAAATACGGCTTCTAGGGCAGAATCTGGTGGTgaaaggagacagaggaaggaaaccCCACACTATACTTTTGAATAAAGCTTGAGGATGCTGATTAATGTTAACTTGGTCAAATGTATTCCAAAGTCTTAAAAGCAGTCATTTACTTAATCAGAAATATTTATTGAGAGCCAGGGAGGTGACCCAGTTGATAAAAACACTTGGTGCATAAACCTGATGCTCTGGATTTGAATCCCAGGGTCATGTAAAATGCTAGACATAGTAGCAGGAGTCTATACTCTCCACACCTGTTTGGTGAGATGGGAAGTATAGATAGAATCATCCAGAAACGCATGGGCCAACTAGCCTGGAGCACATGTAGaacagcacagcaacagaaacaatgaGAAACCCGTACAAACACCATGGAAAGCAACAACCAGCTTGTGAAAAACTGTTCGTGACCTCCAtaatgcacatgctcacacacgcacacacacacacacacacacacacacacacacacacacacacatacaaaagaaatGCACATATTTAATAAATGAAACAGTGGGATAGCTTCATTAATATATCTGTAGAAAACGTTTCTTAAAAatgatttacatttatttttaattatgtttgtgtgtgtgtgtgtgtgtgtgtgtgtgtgtgtgtgtgtgtgctggtgggtGGTAGGTACATGTGAGTGTAGGTACCAACAGAGGTCAGTAGAGGGCGTCGGATCCCTTGGAGTTGCAAGTAGTTTGTGCGTTGCCAGATGTGGAAGCTGGGAAACCAACCTAAGTCCTCTGGAAGTGGAAGAGTGTCATGGgctttaaccactaagccacctctctaACTCAGAAAACTACATTACAATATATGGAACATATCATCTCCATAATATACTTATAAATGGAAAACGAGGCTATAAAATCATGTGTTCCATATGACTAAGCTTtgtagaaacaaaataaagcaaaacaaaatctaaaaaaataaaataaaacaaggccTGACttctagaaaatgaagaaaaggtcTCTCCAGTAGGAGTTTGCCAATTCCCTGCAAAGCAGGGCTTCTGAAAGAAGACTTTCTCACATTCTGTACATACACAGAGCCTTCCCTGTGAGAATTTTCTAACGTCCATAAAGATGTGGCTTCTGACAGAAGATTCTTCCACAGTCATTGCATTTACAGTGTGTGTTCTGTGATGTATGCCGAGCTGTGATTTCTGGGAGGATATATTTTTGCAGTTAGTACAGTTATGGGGCTTCACCCCAGTATGAGTTGACGGACATGTGGTGAGTTCTGTCTTTCTGTGAAAGGCTTCTTTTACCATGGGCACATTTGTAGGGCTTCACACCTGTTTGGAATCTTTTACATGTAGTAAGGTGAGGCTTTTCACAGAAGGCTTTGCCATGTTCAGTGCACTCAtgccttttctccag harbors:
- the LOC132652497 gene encoding LOW QUALITY PROTEIN: small ribosomal subunit protein uS12-like (The sequence of the model RefSeq protein was modified relative to this genomic sequence to represent the inferred CDS: substituted 2 bases at 2 genomic stop codons), producing MKISAAMLIQEAMPHCGWHQRTLNSSVRHENDKDLHHSGNLLHQMSGQVRTTRKLLSPXRDQKXQDKQYKKAHFGTALKANPFGDASHAKAIVLEKVGVEAKQPNSAIRKCVRVQLIKNGKKITATMLSAGCLNFIDENDEVLVAVFGPKGHAISDIPGFCFKVVKVASVSLLALYIGKKERPRS